The following are encoded in a window of bacterium genomic DNA:
- a CDS encoding urate hydroxylase PuuD: protein MEITEFLQAIFRWVHVVAGIVWIGHLYFFNFVNGPFETTLDGDSKKKVVPQLRPRALFWFRWGAAWTWITGVLLLMLVFYHGRIMFDGDAGWHAGAFVMLAVTFLAFALYDPLAKAIKDNQQMAYLGLALSAVVVLCYVFVGGYGYRATTIHLGALFGTLMAANVWMRIWPAQQKIITAIRDGQAPDAALVGLAGTRSRHNTYMSVPLVWLMLDQHTTVASTFLGLPSYAWTVIMIGVAWYVVMQIYTKAGGVKGF, encoded by the coding sequence ATGGAGATCACGGAGTTTCTCCAGGCGATCTTTCGCTGGGTCCACGTCGTCGCGGGCATCGTCTGGATCGGGCATCTGTACTTCTTCAACTTCGTGAACGGTCCCTTCGAGACGACGCTCGACGGCGACAGCAAGAAGAAGGTCGTGCCGCAGCTCCGCCCGCGCGCCCTCTTCTGGTTCCGCTGGGGCGCCGCCTGGACGTGGATCACGGGCGTGCTGCTCCTGATGCTCGTGTTCTACCACGGCCGCATCATGTTCGACGGCGACGCCGGCTGGCACGCCGGTGCGTTCGTCATGCTCGCGGTCACGTTCCTCGCCTTCGCGCTCTACGATCCGCTCGCCAAGGCCATCAAGGACAATCAGCAGATGGCCTACCTGGGCCTCGCGCTCTCCGCGGTCGTCGTCCTCTGCTACGTCTTCGTCGGCGGCTACGGCTACCGCGCCACCACGATCCACCTGGGCGCCCTCTTCGGCACGCTCATGGCCGCCAACGTCTGGATGCGCATCTGGCCGGCGCAGCAGAAGATCATCACCGCGATCCGCGACGGCCAGGCACCCGACGCGGCGCTCGTCGGCCTCGCCGGCACGCGCTCGCGGCACAACACCTACATGTCCGTGCCGCTCGTCTGGCTGATGCTCGACCAGCACACGACGGTGGCGTCGACCTTCCTCGGCCTGCCGAGCTACGCCTGGACCGTCATCATGATCGGCGTCGCCTGGTACGTGGTGATGCAGATCTACACCAAGGCCGGAGGGGTGAAGGGCTTCTGA
- a CDS encoding ferritin-like domain-containing protein, with protein MRKPRIGSDEHKQHFCRVFVDSFHAFEPHEIAWPTLSDAELQRLRALPFWGEAVSSERTAAARVRAMADVEPDPVLREAIAMQAYEEERHSKLLEHLLAHYRIDIPGDPPQRPRDAEWGFMRMGYGECFDSFFAFGLFRVAADTGFFAKPLVEIFDGVMQEEARHILFFTNWAAYRGNRLPVVQKPWFMVRRMAGVALQAFGRVKTALQLRDTDAGDDFTMQVPSEIGDVNLLTLAQTCMRENDRRLEPYADGLLRPKMVPGMVGLALRFVPGGRG; from the coding sequence ATGCGAAAGCCGCGGATCGGCAGCGACGAGCACAAGCAGCACTTCTGCCGCGTGTTCGTCGACAGCTTCCACGCGTTCGAGCCGCACGAGATCGCATGGCCGACCCTGAGCGACGCCGAGCTGCAGCGCCTGCGCGCGTTGCCGTTCTGGGGCGAAGCCGTGTCGAGCGAGCGCACGGCTGCGGCACGCGTGCGTGCGATGGCCGACGTCGAGCCCGATCCCGTGCTGCGCGAGGCGATCGCGATGCAGGCGTACGAGGAGGAGCGGCACTCGAAGCTCCTCGAGCACCTGCTCGCGCACTACCGCATCGACATCCCCGGCGACCCGCCGCAGCGACCACGCGACGCCGAATGGGGCTTCATGCGGATGGGCTACGGCGAGTGCTTTGACTCGTTCTTCGCCTTCGGCCTCTTCCGGGTCGCCGCCGACACCGGCTTCTTCGCGAAGCCGCTGGTCGAGATCTTCGACGGCGTCATGCAGGAGGAGGCGCGCCACATCCTCTTCTTCACGAACTGGGCGGCGTATCGCGGCAATCGGCTCCCCGTCGTGCAGAAGCCGTGGTTCATGGTCCGCCGCATGGCCGGCGTCGCGCTCCAGGCCTTCGGCCGCGTGAAGACCGCGCTCCAGCTGCGCGACACCGACGCCGGCGACGACTTCACGATGCAGGTCCCGAGCGAGATCGGCGACGTCAACCTGCTCACCCTCGCGCAGACGTGCATGCGCGAGAACGACCGCCGGCTCGAGCCCTATGCCGACGGCCTGCTGCGCCCGAAGATGGTGCCGGGCATGGTCGGGTTGGCACTGCGCTTCGTCCCGGGCGGCCGCGGCTAG
- a CDS encoding PaaI family thioesterase: protein MTAGARPAAPGFWSLLGMAVESADDDAVVVTMTAPDDFLSPFGTVHGGLVATFFDTALAVAIARRLGASDRIATHNLNVTYVSFTRERRLRCRACVVSLRTTVAVVEGEVTTDEGTLVAKALGTFGVRRTPPAVD from the coding sequence GTGACGGCGGGCGCGCGTCCTGCGGCGCCGGGCTTCTGGTCGCTCCTCGGCATGGCGGTCGAGTCGGCCGACGACGACGCGGTGGTCGTCACCATGACCGCGCCGGACGACTTCCTGAGCCCGTTCGGCACGGTCCACGGCGGGCTCGTCGCGACCTTCTTCGACACCGCGCTCGCGGTGGCGATCGCGCGGCGGCTCGGCGCCAGCGACCGCATCGCGACGCACAACCTGAACGTGACCTACGTCTCCTTCACGCGCGAGCGGCGGCTGCGCTGCCGGGCGTGCGTCGTCAGCCTGCGCACCACGGTCGCCGTCGTCGAGGGCGAGGTCACCACCGACGAGGGTACGCTGGTCGCGAAGGCGCTCGGCACGTTCGGCGTGCGGCGCACGCCGCCGGCCGTCGACTAG
- a CDS encoding enoyl-CoA hydratase/isomerase family protein: MPYEYVSLAADARIGTVTMCRPERRNALSEAHLRELLEAFERLGDDPDVDAIVLAADGPVFCAGHDFADMAPRDLDGMRRLLELCTRVMRIMQQVPQPVVASVQGLATAAGCQLVASADLAVCADEAAFAAPGGRGGWFCHTPMVAIARTVGRKRALELAFTGDPIDAATALAWGLVNRVVPRAELRAATETLARAASRGSRASKALGKRILYRTLELDVDAAYACAVDAMAASALTPDGREAMAAFLERRPGRWPAPRS, encoded by the coding sequence ATGCCGTACGAGTACGTCTCGCTCGCTGCCGACGCACGCATCGGCACCGTCACGATGTGCCGTCCCGAGCGGCGCAACGCCCTCTCCGAGGCGCACCTGCGCGAGCTGCTCGAGGCCTTCGAGCGGCTCGGCGACGATCCCGACGTCGACGCCATCGTGCTCGCCGCCGACGGCCCCGTCTTCTGCGCCGGACACGACTTCGCCGACATGGCGCCGCGCGATCTCGACGGCATGCGCCGCCTCCTCGAGCTCTGCACCCGGGTCATGCGGATCATGCAGCAGGTGCCGCAACCGGTGGTCGCCAGCGTGCAGGGGCTCGCCACCGCCGCGGGCTGTCAGCTCGTCGCCAGCGCCGACCTCGCCGTCTGTGCCGACGAGGCCGCGTTCGCGGCGCCCGGCGGGCGCGGTGGCTGGTTCTGCCACACGCCGATGGTGGCGATCGCCCGCACGGTGGGACGCAAGCGCGCGCTCGAGCTGGCGTTCACCGGCGATCCGATCGACGCCGCCACGGCGCTCGCGTGGGGGCTCGTGAACCGCGTCGTGCCGCGCGCGGAGCTGCGCGCCGCGACCGAGACCCTGGCGCGCGCGGCGAGCCGCGGCAGCCGCGCGTCGAAGGCGCTCGGCAAGCGCATCCTCTACCGGACGCTCGAGCTCGACGTGGACGCCGCGTACGCCTGCGCCGTCGACGCGATGGCGGCGAGCGCGCTGACGCCGGACGGTCGCGAGGCCATGGCCGCCTTCCTCGAGAGGCGCCCCGGCCGGTGGCCGGCGCCGCGCTCGTGA
- the dcd gene encoding dCTP deaminase, with protein MILTRDAIQGELAAGRLTLDPFTPDQIGPASIDLHLGDEIRVMADGREPVAVTDDADYRTSGTVRTLTPPYVLQPGETILGITRERIRLPGDVAGWLEGRSRFARLGLMIHVTAGFIAPGVDSRQVLEMSNVAHRPLVIHAGVRLCQIVLQRCEGSAIYAGRFAGQDRP; from the coding sequence ATGATCCTCACTCGCGACGCGATCCAGGGTGAGCTGGCCGCGGGCCGCCTCACGCTCGATCCGTTCACGCCCGATCAGATCGGTCCGGCGTCGATCGACCTCCACCTCGGCGACGAGATCCGCGTCATGGCCGACGGCCGGGAGCCGGTCGCGGTCACCGACGACGCCGACTATCGCACGAGCGGCACCGTGCGGACCCTGACGCCGCCCTACGTGCTGCAGCCGGGAGAGACGATCCTCGGCATCACGCGCGAGCGCATCCGGCTGCCCGGCGACGTCGCCGGCTGGCTCGAGGGGCGCAGCCGCTTCGCGCGCCTGGGGCTCATGATCCACGTGACGGCGGGCTTCATCGCGCCGGGCGTCGACAGCCGGCAGGTGCTCGAGATGTCGAACGTCGCCCATCGGCCGCTCGTGATCCACGCCGGCGTGCGCCTCTGCCAGATCGTGCTCCAGCGCTGCGAGGGCAGCGCGATCTACGCCGGGCGCTTCGCCGGGCAGGATCGCCCGTGA
- a CDS encoding SDR family NAD(P)-dependent oxidoreductase, with protein sequence MPGLSDLRDRVALVTGASSGIGEQLARDLVAGGAKVALVARRADRLEALAQALGAARTLVVPADVSDRAAVEGAVAATHAHFGRLDLLVNAAGYVRHRLFKDEDVDEFARMMTTNYLGVVWAIRAALPIMRAQGAGWIMNLSSVAGRLGQPDEGAYSATKFAVTGLSEALTLELGVLGIHVLVVYPALVRTEMFPPETLARMPDRSFLEPAEFTRVVWRALARGAHEVTVPRWVGIAYLMRVVWPAMLRRQTAKLRFPKLPDLRS encoded by the coding sequence GTGCCCGGCCTCTCCGACCTCCGCGACCGCGTCGCGCTCGTCACCGGGGCGTCGAGCGGCATCGGCGAGCAGCTGGCGCGCGATCTCGTCGCCGGCGGCGCGAAGGTCGCGCTGGTGGCGCGGCGGGCGGATCGTCTCGAGGCCCTGGCGCAGGCGCTCGGCGCGGCGCGCACGCTGGTCGTCCCCGCCGACGTCTCGGACCGCGCCGCCGTCGAGGGCGCGGTCGCCGCGACGCACGCGCACTTCGGTCGCCTCGATCTCCTCGTCAACGCCGCCGGCTACGTGCGTCACCGGCTGTTCAAGGACGAGGACGTCGACGAGTTCGCGCGCATGATGACGACCAACTACCTCGGCGTCGTCTGGGCGATCCGCGCGGCGCTGCCGATCATGCGCGCGCAGGGCGCCGGCTGGATCATGAACCTGTCGTCGGTGGCGGGGCGGCTCGGCCAGCCCGACGAGGGCGCGTACTCGGCGACGAAGTTCGCGGTGACGGGGCTGTCGGAGGCGCTGACGCTCGAGCTGGGGGTCCTCGGCATCCACGTGCTCGTCGTCTATCCCGCGCTCGTGCGCACCGAGATGTTCCCGCCCGAGACGCTGGCGCGCATGCCCGACCGCTCGTTCCTCGAGCCGGCCGAGTTCACCCGCGTCGTGTGGCGCGCGCTGGCGCGGGGCGCGCACGAGGTGACGGTGCCGCGCTGGGTCGGCATCGCCTACCTGATGCGCGTCGTGTGGCCGGCGATGCTGCGCCGGCAGACGGCGAAGCTGCGCTTCCCGAAGCTCCCCGACCTGCGCAGCTGA